The Chitinophaga sp. H8 genome contains a region encoding:
- a CDS encoding RagB/SusD family nutrient uptake outer membrane protein: MNMKLIPHIVLMSALLLLISCSKDFLKRVPEDFISPDNYLTNEAQAEILLNGVYNCLDFIGTTNENQRMFPVHFDTMSDDVFDAQPWHNTTEWARGQGNPNSPWARWKWDLNYQGVARANVFLTSIAKVDLKSNNTKRYAGEAKFLRAWFYNDLATYYGDIPLILLPGDLSNSQPSRTPKVQVVAQILKDLDEAIEVLPLKYDNDRDRGRITKGAAMGFKARVLLYNSQWEKAAAAAKAVMDLGVYSLYPDYQGLFLEKNEASVDQEIMLQVFYTPDIMPSFLYYPIGEYPAFSPTLELVNAYYMKNGLPIDNAKSGYDPKNPHMNRDPRLNATVFYPGCRYLNFMIKAPDPAVSKDSILIPTWLLNVSGFRAKKHFDGTLTAATKEGRNKYFLRYAEVLLTYAEAENEANGPANAYGAIDQLRRRVAMTTLTQAMPGMSKEEMRKVVRNERRVELAFEGLRLPDIWRWRIGPEVMVNVHGYDNTKLITYPGDGMGTSNFWKYESLVIDNRQFNPARDYLWPIPQSEINSNPNMVQNPGYY, translated from the coding sequence ATGAACATGAAATTAATACCACATATAGTGCTGATGAGCGCACTGCTACTATTGATATCCTGCAGTAAAGATTTTTTAAAAAGAGTACCGGAAGATTTTATCTCTCCTGATAACTATCTGACCAATGAAGCACAGGCAGAAATTTTGTTGAATGGGGTGTACAATTGCCTGGACTTCATAGGCACTACCAATGAAAACCAACGGATGTTTCCGGTGCATTTCGATACAATGTCTGATGATGTGTTTGATGCGCAACCTTGGCATAATACTACGGAATGGGCGAGAGGACAGGGGAATCCAAACAGCCCATGGGCCAGGTGGAAGTGGGATCTCAATTATCAGGGAGTTGCCAGGGCGAATGTATTTCTAACCTCTATCGCTAAGGTGGACCTAAAATCCAATAATACCAAACGTTATGCCGGAGAAGCAAAATTCCTTCGCGCCTGGTTTTATAATGACCTAGCTACTTATTACGGAGATATTCCCTTGATATTGCTTCCTGGTGATTTAAGTAACAGTCAACCCTCCCGGACACCAAAAGTACAAGTGGTAGCGCAGATATTAAAAGATCTTGATGAGGCGATCGAAGTACTGCCGCTTAAGTATGATAATGATCGTGACAGGGGGAGGATTACAAAGGGAGCGGCAATGGGCTTTAAAGCAAGGGTCTTGTTGTACAATTCCCAATGGGAAAAAGCAGCGGCTGCTGCTAAAGCAGTGATGGATTTAGGAGTATATAGTTTATACCCTGACTACCAGGGATTGTTTCTAGAAAAGAATGAGGCTTCCGTTGATCAGGAAATAATGCTGCAGGTTTTTTATACACCGGATATTATGCCTTCCTTCTTATATTATCCGATTGGCGAATACCCTGCTTTTTCTCCTACGCTGGAATTGGTGAATGCCTATTACATGAAAAATGGGTTGCCGATTGACAATGCAAAGTCTGGTTATGATCCAAAGAATCCACACATGAACAGGGATCCGCGATTGAATGCCACTGTTTTTTATCCTGGATGTAGGTACCTGAACTTTATGATCAAAGCGCCTGATCCTGCTGTATCAAAGGATTCCATTCTGATACCCACCTGGCTGTTGAATGTAAGCGGCTTCCGGGCAAAAAAACATTTTGACGGAACATTAACAGCAGCAACGAAAGAAGGCCGTAATAAGTACTTTTTAAGATATGCGGAAGTATTGCTGACTTATGCCGAAGCAGAGAATGAAGCAAATGGTCCTGCCAATGCCTATGGAGCTATTGACCAACTCAGAAGGAGAGTGGCCATGACTACTTTGACGCAAGCCATGCCAGGCATGTCGAAAGAAGAAATGCGTAAAGTTGTCAGAAACGAACGGCGTGTTGAACTCGCATTTGAAGGGCTGCGGCTGCCGGATATCTGGCGTTGGAGAATAGGACCGGAAGTAATGGTGAACGTCCATGGATATGATAATACTAAGCTGATCACCTATCCTGGAGACGGAATGGGTACTTCCAATTTCTGGAAATATGAATCACTGGTGATTGATAACAGACAGTTTAATCCTGCCAGAGATTATCTATGGCCTATTCCCCAGAGTGAGATCAATTCCAATCCGAATATGGTGCAGAATCCGGGATATTATTAA
- a CDS encoding formylglycine-generating enzyme family protein gives MISKTYLKGVGPTYADLQGRVYVEGGTPIEQRGVCWVLKNTAGSAEVMQWPTVENDTMQLDGNTGLVNVRIRGLVPDTAYFASFYAKNSNGVKYSYPVLVRTPKILDGFVFVEGGDFQMGNILGDDDEKPVHMVTLDNYFISAKEVTNIEYCKFLNTIEVGTDGASGNLKYIDIGNPETLIAHNGSQFTPIAGFENYPAVSVSWYGAKAYCNWIGGTLPTEAEWEFAARGGITSKGYEYAGSNTPGDIGWFVDNAANKLHQGAGKGTNEIGAYDMNGNLWEWCEDWYGANYYGGSGIKNPEGASSGTEKVLRGGSYLEPAISTTRRYHKIPQTTAKNIGFRVKVAI, from the coding sequence ATGATTTCGAAAACATATCTGAAAGGCGTAGGCCCCACTTATGCAGATTTACAAGGTAGGGTATATGTGGAGGGCGGTACACCTATTGAACAGAGAGGTGTTTGCTGGGTATTGAAAAATACAGCTGGCTCAGCAGAGGTAATGCAATGGCCAACTGTTGAAAATGATACGATGCAATTGGATGGAAATACCGGACTTGTAAATGTTCGTATCCGTGGATTGGTACCTGATACCGCTTATTTTGCTTCTTTCTATGCAAAAAACAGCAATGGTGTGAAATATAGTTACCCCGTACTTGTTCGTACCCCTAAGATCCTGGATGGATTCGTTTTTGTTGAAGGAGGAGATTTTCAAATGGGGAATATACTGGGAGATGATGATGAGAAGCCTGTACATATGGTTACGCTGGACAACTATTTTATTTCTGCTAAAGAAGTAACCAATATCGAGTACTGTAAATTCCTCAATACCATAGAAGTGGGGACAGATGGTGCCAGCGGCAATCTGAAATATATTGATATTGGAAATCCGGAAACGCTGATTGCTCACAATGGCAGCCAGTTTACTCCTATCGCCGGATTTGAGAATTACCCTGCCGTAAGTGTATCGTGGTATGGGGCAAAGGCCTATTGCAACTGGATTGGGGGAACGCTCCCCACGGAAGCGGAATGGGAGTTTGCGGCACGAGGTGGGATAACGTCGAAAGGCTATGAGTATGCTGGAAGTAATACTCCTGGCGATATAGGTTGGTTTGTAGATAATGCTGCAAATAAGTTACACCAGGGGGCTGGAAAAGGTACCAATGAAATTGGTGCTTATGATATGAACGGGAATCTATGGGAGTGGTGCGAGGATTGGTATGGTGCCAATTACTATGGTGGCAGTGGAATTAAAAACCCGGAAGGTGCATCTTCAGGTACGGAGAAGGTGTTGCGTGGAGGATCTTACCTGGAGCCTGCGATCAGTACCACACGGCGTTACCACAAGATCCCTCAGACTACTGCAAAAAATATTGGCTTCAGAGTAAAGGTGGCTATATAA
- a CDS encoding fibrobacter succinogenes major paralogous domain-containing protein: protein MKNIHILLSGVIMLICACGKDKIKYNPGVTPAVVTNYPVNVTATSATLTGTSLTGGKSISSQGFYTIIVSPAMYNTRGELNMKVVDSLVVKNGAKVEALTKGDFQAVINGLATDTTYFVKAYAANEAGITFGESVLFRSSKLVPPVAVLAKSYINLGDSAAVITGEVTAVGGDVVTERGFVWSTHENPEISDSKVSLGTGQGTFTDTLPPFPSFVKYYVRAYAINRFGTAYSEQLVVIFLPPTFTDPRDGEEYTIRQYGNAVWMTQNLRHIPATGFGTEIWLQDYNGNDAAAAKKSKYYRDYGCLYTYDKAVAVAPEGWHLATDEEWKQLEMLTGMSRSEADGVEWRGGTNGKLKSNLWPGEDTDAMEFNLHPGGKQWCGGAFQDFQSMGFYWTAIDDNAGPGSSPYYRFFPPGDGTGRWNNWPGCVGLSARYVRD, encoded by the coding sequence ATGAAAAATATACACATCCTATTATCTGGCGTAATCATGCTCATCTGTGCATGTGGTAAGGATAAGATAAAATATAATCCAGGTGTAACACCGGCTGTAGTGACCAATTATCCGGTGAATGTTACTGCCACATCAGCTACATTGACAGGTACATCTCTTACAGGGGGAAAAAGCATCAGCAGCCAGGGATTCTATACAATAATCGTTTCTCCTGCTATGTATAATACAAGGGGGGAACTCAATATGAAGGTAGTAGATAGCCTTGTGGTAAAAAACGGAGCAAAGGTAGAAGCGTTGACAAAAGGAGATTTTCAGGCAGTCATCAACGGATTGGCTACTGATACCACCTATTTTGTAAAAGCATATGCTGCTAATGAAGCCGGGATAACATTTGGTGAATCTGTATTATTCCGTTCATCCAAACTGGTACCTCCGGTAGCTGTTTTGGCCAAAAGCTATATTAACCTGGGGGATTCTGCAGCAGTAATCACCGGAGAAGTAACAGCTGTAGGCGGAGATGTAGTAACAGAACGGGGATTTGTATGGAGCACCCATGAAAATCCAGAGATATCGGATAGTAAGGTCAGCCTCGGTACCGGACAAGGTACCTTTACAGATACCCTCCCTCCGTTTCCTTCGTTTGTAAAGTACTATGTGAGAGCATATGCTATTAATCGTTTTGGTACAGCTTACAGTGAACAGCTGGTAGTCATATTTCTGCCACCTACATTCACTGATCCACGTGATGGAGAGGAGTATACAATCAGGCAATATGGTAATGCAGTATGGATGACACAGAACTTACGCCACATCCCGGCTACTGGCTTCGGTACGGAAATATGGCTGCAGGATTACAATGGTAATGATGCGGCAGCAGCGAAAAAGAGTAAGTATTACAGGGATTACGGTTGCTTGTATACTTATGACAAAGCTGTTGCGGTAGCGCCGGAAGGATGGCACCTGGCTACAGACGAAGAATGGAAACAGCTGGAAATGCTCACCGGTATGTCAAGGTCGGAAGCGGATGGTGTTGAATGGAGAGGAGGAACAAATGGAAAACTAAAGTCGAACCTGTGGCCGGGAGAAGATACGGATGCTATGGAATTTAATTTACATCCCGGGGGTAAACAGTGGTGTGGAGGTGCTTTTCAGGATTTTCAAAGTATGGGCTTCTACTGGACAGCCATTGATGATAATGCAGGACCTGGTTCCAGTCCGTATTATCGGTTTTTCCCTCCTGGCGATGGAACCGGCCGGTGGAATAACTGGCCAGGTTGTGTGGGAT